One genomic window of Diospyros lotus cultivar Yz01 chromosome 8, ASM1463336v1, whole genome shotgun sequence includes the following:
- the LOC127807083 gene encoding receptor protein-tyrosine kinase CEPR1-like translates to MAFDCIFLLVLLLLSPLNCFPVAGISKQSQFFTLLKSSLQGKPLSDLEAKPFCNFTGIGCNAQGHVVSIDFSGWSLSGSFPEDVCSYLPELRVLRLGHNHLRGGFPYSITNCSLLQELNFSSTSLSGPLPDFSPMVSLRSLDLSANPFSGDFPISVLTNLTNLEQVYFYENRKFNSWKLPENISRLGTLKSMVLTTCSLHGSIPASIGNMTSLTDLELSENLLVGRIPSEIGRLKNLQQLELYKNQLEGELPEELGNLTELEDLDMSVNKFTGKIPDSICRLPKLKVLQLYNNSLDGKIPESIESSTTLTMLSLYDNMLTGEVPARLGASSPMILFEISENELSGQLPAEVCNGGKLLYFLVLGNMFSGKVPESYSRCQSLLRFRVSSNYLEGPIPEGLFSLPHASIVDLADNILTGTIPKRVGNAQNLSELFLQSNRISGVLPEEISEATNLVKIDLSNNLLSGPIPSEIGTLKKLNQLMLQGNKFNSSIPDSLSSLISLNVLDLSNNLLGGKIPESLCDLLPNSMNFSYNLLSGPIPLSFINGGILLESFHGNPGLCVPQYPNNYSSDLNNFPICSDHNRKKIQNCIWAFGISAGIIVLGTVLFIKRWFARQHSMAETDETFSSSFFSCEVKSFHGITFDQREVVESMVEKNVVGHGGSGTVYRIQLRTGEVFAVKKLWSPKTKDSPTTKNHDQLSLDKELRTEVETLGNVRHKNIVKLYSCLSFHDFSLLVYEYMANGNLWDALHRGKMVLDWPTRHQIALGVAQGLAYLHHDLKPAIIHRDIKSTNILLDIDYQPKVADFGIAKALQGRGKDCTITVIGGTCGYFPPEYAYSCKATTKCDVYSFGVVLMELITGRKPVEVEFGENKNIIYWVSSKLETEEGIMEVLDRRVSGSFKDEMIRVLQVAVRCTFRMPANRPSMAEVVQCLIDADPCGIIVQSCMASNKPKTRTGKCSDHDSAESTDV, encoded by the exons ATGGCTTTTGATTGTATTTTCTTGCTGGTTTTATTGCTACTTTCTCCACTCAACTGTTTTCCAGTGGCCGGCATAAGTAAGCAGTCCCAATTCTTCACTCTCCTGAAGAGTTCTCTCCAAGGCAAACCCTTGTCCGATTTGGAAGCAAAACCCTTCTGCAACTTCACCGGAATCGGCTGCAATGCACAGGGCCACGTCGTCAGCATCGACTTCTCCGGCTGGTCTCTTTCCGGTAGCTTCCCGGAGGACGTTTGCTCCTACTTGCCGGAGCTACGGGTTCTCCGCCTCGGCCACAACCATCTCCGCGGCGGCTTCCCTTATTCCATCACCAATTGCTCTCTCCTCCAAGAACTGAACTTTTCCAGCACTTCTCTCTCGGGCCCTCTGCCAGACTTCTCGCCGATGGTGTCTCTCCGGTCGCTCGACCTATCTGCCAACCCCTTCTCCGGCGACTTCCCGATTTCAGTACTCACCAATCTCACCAATCTGGAGCAGGTGTACTTCTATGAAAATAGAAAGTTCAATTCATGGAAGCTGCCAGAGAATATTTCCCGGTTGGGAACACTCAAGTCCATGGTTTTGACAACTTGCTCGCTGCATGGTTCAATCCCAGCCTCAATCGGAAACATGACGTCACTGACTGATCTTGAACTGAGCGAAAACCTTCTCGTTGGCCGGATTCCGTCGGAGATCGGCAGGCTAAAGAATTTACAGCAACTCGAGCTTTATAAAAATCAACTTGAAGGAGAACTCCCGGAAGAGCTCGGAAATCTCACGGAGCTCGAAGACTTGGACATGTCCGTCAACAAGTTCACCGGGAAAATCCCAGATTCCATTTGCCGGCTGCCCAAGCTCAAGGTCCTCCAGCTTTACAACAACAGCCTCGACGGAAAAATCCCAGAATCAATCGAAAGCTCGACAACACTCACAATGCTGTCGCTTTACGACAACATGCTGACCGGAGAAGTTCCGGCAAGGCTTGGAGCATCATCGCCGATGATCCTTTTCGAGATTTCGGAAAATGAACTGTCCGGACAACTTCCGGCGGAGGTGTGCAATGGAGGTAAAttgctttattttcttgttCTGGGGAATATGTTTTCCGGGAAAGTGCCGGAAAGTTATTCAAGATGCCAGTCTCTTCTGAGGTTTCGAGTTAGTTCAAACTATTTGGAGGGTCCAATACCGGAAGGGCTTTTTTCTCTTCCCCATGCTTCGATCGTCGATTTGGCTGACAATATTCTCACCGGTACGATCCCAAAAAGAGTCGGAAATGCCCAAAATCTGTCGGAATTGTTCCTCCAAAGCAACAGGATTTCAGGGGTTTTGCCGGAAGAAATCTCAGAAGCAACCAATCTGGTGAAGATTGATCTCAGCAACAATTTGTTGTCCGGTCCAATTCCTTCTGAAATTGGGACACTAAAAAAGCTCAATCAACTGATGCTGCAAGGCAACAAGTTCAATTCTTCCATTCCAGATTCGCTTTCTTCATTGATATCCCTCAACGTTCTCGATCTCTCCAACAATCTGTTAGGCGGGAAGATTCCAGAAAGTTTATGTGATTTGCTGCCCAATTCGATGAACTTTTCTTACAACCTGCTTTCTGGGCCTATTCCTCTTTCTTTCATAAATGGAGGAATCTTGCTGGAAAGTTTTCACGGCAACCCGGGTCTCTGCGTTCCCCAATACCCGAATAATTATTCATCGGATTTAAACAATTTCCCAATCTGTTCTGATCATAATcgaaagaaaatccaaaactgCATTTGGGCATTCGGAATCTCGGCGGGGATTATTGTTCTCGGAACAGTTTTGTTTATAAAGCGCTGGTTTGCAAGACAACATTCCATGGCCGAAACCGACGAGACATTCTCGTCCTCGTTCTTCTCATGTGAGGTGAAGAGCTTCCACGGAATAACCTTCGATCAACGCGAAGTTGTAGAATCCATGGTCGAGAAGAACGtggtcggccatggcggctCCGGGACAGTGTACAGAATCCAGCTCAGAACCGGCGAAGTCTTTGCCGTGAAGAAGCTGTGGAGCCCGAAAACGAAAGATTCCCCGACGACGAAGAACCACGATCAGCTCTCGCTGGACAAGGAGCTGAGAACGGAGGTGGAGACGCTTGGAAACGTAAGGCACAAGAACATCGTGAAGCTGTACAGCTGCCTCTCCTTCCATGATTTCAGTTTGCTGGTTTACGAATACATGGCGAATGGAAATCTTTGGGATGCTCTTCACAGAGGGAAGATGGTTTTGGATTGGCCGACGCGGCATCAGATTGCGCTGGGAGTGGCGCAGGGTTTGGCCTATCTTCACCATGATCTGAAGCCGGCGATCATTCACAGAGACATCAAGTCCACCAACATTCTGCTTGACATAGATTACCAGCCCAAGGTTGCAGATTTCGGGATCGCCAAGGCTTTGCAAGGAAGAGGCAAAGATTGCACCATTACCGTCATTGGAGGGACTTGTGGCTACTTTCCCCCAG AATATGCATATTCTTGCAAAGCCACAACCAAGTGCGATGTGTACAGCTTCGGGGTGGTGTTGATGGAGCTGATAACGGGGAGGAAGCCGGTGGAAGTGGAGTTCGGCGAGAACAAGAACATCATATACTGGGTATCCAGCAAGCTGGAGACGGAGGAAGGGATCATGGAGGTTCTGGACAGACGAGTTTCAGGGTCGTTCAAGGACGAGATGATTAGGGTCTTACAGGTTGCAGTTCGCTGTACGTTCAGGATGCCGGCGAACCGGCCCTCCATGGCGGAGGTGGTTCAGTGCTTGATCGACGCAGATCCCTGCGGGATAATTGTTCAGAGTTGCATGGCCTCCAATAAGCCCAAAACGAGAACCGGCAAGTGCTCCGACCATGACAGTGCCGAATCCACCGACGTCTGA